The following coding sequences are from one Candidatus Hydrogenedens sp. window:
- a CDS encoding GNAT family N-acetyltransferase, which yields MSTIHIRPIEAISDNDLLRLAECQNFYPYDYIRGIDKSAYISYIYSDIQSLIKRDTVSIFCAFDSTDKVCGFILAEQLHWDSEIFGFPCARIHYLLAEENEIAYWIKKNLLTEVVLWAKEHHVKFMDIYSHPLDFSRVKAIVENGFDLIATHIHHVWDFRTGFKLEHKITVPIRPATKEDMDNLVNIDFSIFPRYSRFYLDEKLMATGKVPVMFKHWLKNSLLGIRAKGVWIVEMDNQIVGYITSVEDERTKDTLGIRITKGDMVGVLPNVRNKGIYTDMVATMIYWAQNYGADILEVAIHACNAPANSLTSQLQSRVCGAHYNFHWHAE from the coding sequence ATGAGCACCATCCACATTCGACCGATTGAGGCTATTTCGGATAACGATTTATTAAGACTTGCAGAGTGTCAAAATTTTTATCCTTACGATTATATTCGTGGAATAGATAAATCGGCATATATTTCTTATATCTACTCCGATATACAAAGTCTAATAAAGCGAGATACCGTTTCCATTTTTTGTGCCTTTGATAGCACCGATAAAGTCTGTGGTTTCATTCTTGCCGAACAACTACATTGGGATAGTGAAATTTTTGGTTTCCCCTGCGCCCGTATTCATTATTTATTGGCAGAAGAAAACGAAATCGCTTATTGGATTAAAAAGAACCTTCTGACAGAAGTCGTTCTCTGGGCAAAAGAACACCATGTAAAGTTCATGGATATATATTCCCATCCACTTGATTTCAGCAGAGTAAAAGCGATTGTAGAAAACGGCTTTGATTTAATCGCAACCCATATTCACCATGTATGGGACTTTCGGACGGGTTTTAAATTGGAGCATAAGATTACCGTTCCTATTCGTCCCGCAACAAAGGAAGACATGGATAATTTAGTAAATATTGATTTTTCAATCTTTCCGAGATACAGCCGTTTTTATCTTGATGAAAAATTAATGGCTACGGGTAAGGTTCCCGTAATGTTTAAGCACTGGCTTAAAAATTCCTTACTGGGAATTCGAGCCAAAGGTGTATGGATTGTAGAGATGGATAATCAAATTGTGGGATACATTACAAGTGTAGAAGATGAAAGAACAAAGGACACATTAGGAATACGGATTACAAAAGGGGATATGGTGGGTGTTCTACCTAATGTGCGAAATAAAGGCATTTATACAGATATGGTGGCTACCATGATATATTGGGCTCAAAACTATGGTGCGGATATTCTTGAAGTGGCTATTCATGCGTGCAATGCACCGGCTAATTCACTTACATCCCAATTACAATCCCGTGTTTGCGGCGCTCACTATAATTTCCACTGGCACGCAGAATAA
- a CDS encoding glycosyltransferase family 2 protein has product MELKKDIEISIVVPVYNEEENIGGVLDEIIEVMNCYGRGYEIIVVDDGSTDKTFEILKQYHSKHDNIQVVRLTRNFGQHPAVYAGFSYARGTIFLSMDGDGQNLPEEIPNLIKALEEGDFDFVQGWRTERQDSFLRRFFSQFVNRFISKATGSELKDAGCGMAAYSHNAVNRLLQATHHARYIPAEISWMGLKIKSHPIKHRKREKGKSRYRIWSLFWINFDIIASISTVPVEAIGFVGMLFSALGFLLGFFIFFRSLLFNKSPDSLMIMTSLLLIFVGIQILCISVLCAYVSRAYREVQHRPYFIVRETLTDEHHPHSTD; this is encoded by the coding sequence ATGGAACTGAAAAAAGATATAGAAATAAGTATAGTGGTGCCGGTGTATAATGAGGAAGAAAATATTGGAGGGGTGCTTGATGAAATTATCGAAGTAATGAACTGTTATGGTCGGGGATATGAAATAATTGTGGTTGATGATGGGAGCACGGATAAAACCTTTGAGATTTTGAAGCAATATCATAGCAAGCATGATAATATTCAGGTAGTCCGTTTGACCCGCAATTTTGGTCAACATCCCGCGGTATATGCAGGGTTTTCTTATGCTCGGGGAACTATTTTTTTATCTATGGATGGTGATGGTCAAAATCTTCCTGAAGAAATTCCCAATTTAATCAAAGCCCTTGAAGAAGGAGATTTTGATTTTGTTCAAGGCTGGAGAACAGAGCGACAGGATAGTTTTTTGCGGAGGTTCTTTTCTCAATTTGTTAATCGTTTTATTTCCAAAGCGACAGGTTCGGAATTAAAGGATGCGGGCTGTGGCATGGCGGCATACAGTCACAATGCAGTAAATCGTTTACTTCAAGCAACCCATCATGCAAGATATATTCCTGCTGAAATCAGTTGGATGGGGCTAAAAATTAAATCTCATCCCATCAAGCATAGAAAACGGGAAAAGGGGAAAAGCAGGTATCGGATTTGGTCGCTATTCTGGATTAATTTTGATATTATAGCCAGCATAAGCACTGTCCCAGTGGAAGCGATTGGGTTTGTGGGTATGTTGTTTTCTGCATTAGGTTTTTTGCTGGGCTTTTTTATTTTTTTCCGTTCGCTGTTGTTTAATAAGAGTCCCGATTCTCTTATGATTATGACTTCCTTACTTTTAATTTTTGTCGGAATACAGATATTGTGTATAAGCGTATTGTGTGCCTATGTCAGCAGGGCATATCGAGAGGTTCAACATCGTCCTTATTTTATTGTCAGGGAGACACTCACAGATGAGCACCATCCACATTCGACCGATTGA